The genomic interval CAGCCGCATCGAGAACCGCAAGCAGTCAGCATCCCCAGAACTGGCTGAAAAGCTGGCCCGGCACTTCGGCAACGCCGTGACCGAGATCGAGATCATCTATCCCGAGCGATTCATGCAAAGCGAGAAAGCATGAGCGATCTCGCCTATTCCGAGTTCCTCGCCCGCAAGGCCAAACTGGACCCGGCTACCGGGTTCGACGACATCCCCGAACTGCCTGAGCAGCTGTTCCCGTTCCAGCGCGACAT from Sulfurimicrobium lacus carries:
- a CDS encoding helix-turn-helix transcriptional regulator, whose product is MYTPLKQARIRRGQTLADVAQAVETDDSTISRIENRKQSASPELAEKLARHFGNAVTEIEIIYPERFMQSEKA